Genomic DNA from Streptococcus uberis:
ATTGAAGCGGGGATTGTGTTAACAGGGACTGAAATTAAAAGTGTCCGAGCTGCCCGCATTCAACTAAAGGATGGCTTTGCACAGATTAAAAATGGTGAAGCTTGGTTAATAAATGTTCACATTGCCCCATTTGAGCAAGGGAATATCTGGAATGCAGATCCTGAGAGAACACGAAAACTATTGCTCAAAAAACGTGAAATTAACCATCTTGCAAATGAATTGAAAGGGACAGGGATGACCCTGATTCCCTTAAAAGTTTACCTAAAAGATGGTTTTGCCAAAATCTTACTAGGTTTAGCGAAAGGTAAACATGATTATGATAAACGTGAGTCAATAAAACGACGCGAACAAGACCGTGACAT
This window encodes:
- the smpB gene encoding SsrA-binding protein SmpB, whose product is MAKGEGNLLAQNKKASHDYHIVETIEAGIVLTGTEIKSVRAARIQLKDGFAQIKNGEAWLINVHIAPFEQGNIWNADPERTRKLLLKKREINHLANELKGTGMTLIPLKVYLKDGFAKILLGLAKGKHDYDKRESIKRREQDRDIKRVMKSINAR